A genome region from Camelina sativa cultivar DH55 chromosome 10, Cs, whole genome shotgun sequence includes the following:
- the LOC104718188 gene encoding uncharacterized protein LOC104718188 → MELNYISDLHPRRKNWIIQAKVLSTWVLCEFFTKKVLLLADEKGDTIEATIVFTQFEYEIPRFIKDGEWYSLSDFKVIKPTLKERNTTHPYQIKVWEKTKMNLVQPITCKNYFRFEDFADINHARVNDGVTFDVCGCIIEVSEIIEEVSVVPEDGRTNHCEGVVIKLLNGRNETLKCHAMGGYASYFMRMWKSKNYHLTFKSKPVFSVFRFWKIVELKGTPCIVNTYGSSRIYINPEFAGLKNHKAISEFAGRYHLNQQLKNQDESSSSKSIG, encoded by the exons ATGGAACTCAACTACATCTCCGATCTACATCCAAGACGGAAAAATTGGATCATACAAGCTAAGGTTTTAAGTACTTGGGTTCTTTGTGAGTTTTTCACCAAAAAGGTGTTGCTCCTCGCAGATGAAAAG ggtgacacaattgaAGCCACAATTGTGTTTACTCAGTTTGAATATGAAATACCAAGATTTATTAAAGATGGTGAATGGTATTCCTTAAGTGATTTCAAAGTCATCAAGCCAAccctaaaagaaagaaacacaactCATCCTTACCAAATAAAGGTTTGGGAGAAGACAAAAATGAATCTAGTTCAGCCGATTACTTGCAAAAATTATTTTCGCTTTGAAGATTTTGCAGATATAAATCATGCAAGAGTAAATGATGGTGTTACTTTCG ATGTGTGTGGATGTATAATAGAGGTCTCTGAAATTATTGAAGAAGTAAGTGTCGTTCCTGAAGATGGACGGACCAACCATTGTGAAGGTGTTgttatcaaacttttaaatGGGAG GAATGAAACTCTCAAGTGTCATGCAATGGGAGGTTATGCTTCATATTTCATGAGAATGTGGAAATCAAAAAATTACCATCTCACATTTAAATCTAAGCCAGTGTTTAGTGTCTTTCGTTTCTGGAAAATTGTTGAATTgaaag GTACACCATGTATTGTTAATACTTATGGCTCATCAAGGATCTATATTAATCCAGAATTTGCAGGACTCAAAAATCATAAAGCAAT CTCTGAATTTGCTGGGAGGTATCATCTAAACCAACAATTGAAAAATCAAGACGAATCTTCAAGTTCTAAATCGATTGGCTAG